The window CTACCCGCACGGGTCGCGGAGGTGCTCGCCTACCTGGACATCTGCGGCGTCGATGACCAGCAGCGGCGCGAGGATCTCAAGCAGATGAGCGGCGAACTCTTCCGCAAGGGCTGGTGGGACGGGTACGCAAACGACGTCGCCGGCTCACTGATCGACCGCATCTGGCTGGAGAGCCGTGCCACCGAGATCTGTTACTTCCAGCCAGTCGCAGTGCCTGGTCTGTTGCAGACCCGTGACTACGCCGAGGCCATCATCCGGACCGCCAACGGTGCCGTGGCGGAGGAGCAGGTCGAGCGCTGGATCGAGCTACGGATGGCCAGGCAACAGTTGCTCGACCGGGATGAGCCCCTGCGTCTTGCCGCAGTGATCGACGAATCCGCCGTACGCCGGCTCGTCGGTGGCCCAAGGGTGATGTCTGCCCAGCTCATGCACTTGGTGGCGTTGGCGGATCGGCCAGGCGTCGAGATTCAGGTGCTGCCCTTCGAAGCAGGCGCTCATGCAAGCCCGGACGGGCAGTTCGACCTGTTCCGCATGGCTGAGCCCTATCCGGACGCCGCGTGCATGCAGACGCCCTCGGGTGCCGTCTACGTCGAAGCGAACAAGGCCGTGCCGCTCGTGGCCGCGTACGATCGACTCTGCGACGCAGCGCTGTCCACCGGCGATACGGTCGCGTTCCTCTCTGACCTTGCGGCGCACTTGGAGTGATTGACATGCCGGCACCGACGGCGATGACGGCGACGATGCTGCCGAAGGTGGCGTGGCGCATCAGCACCAAGAGCGATGCCGGCAGTGGCAACTGTGTCGAGGCGGGGCAGATTCTGGACGGCAGTGGTCGGGTGGCCGTACGTGACAGCCACGACCGTGACGGCCATGTACTCGTTTACACCTCTGCGAACTGGGCTGCCTTCCTCGCCGGCATCGGAGCCGTCCAGTTCAATCGTCCCTGACCGTTCGACCCGAGAGCTGTTCGAGGTGATCCGCATGCCGGCAGCTACGAGTACCACCGCAAGGGCGTTGCCCGAGGTCGCCTGGCACATCAGCACGCGAAGCGGCAACGGAAGCGGGAACTGTGTGGAGGCCGGGCTGATTCTGGACGGCAGTCGTCGGGTGGCCGTACGCCACAGCCACCATCCCGACGGCGATGTCCTCGTCTACGGGTCCGCCGAGTGGACAAGCTTCCTCAATGGCGTCAAGACGGACGGCTTCAACCCGCTCTGACAGCCGCCGCCCCCATCGCTCGCCACGCCGCCCCCGCCCAGCGAAGTTGACCATGAAGTTAGCGACGCTCCGAGGGCCGGATTCTGTCGCTAACTTCATGGTCAACGCGTCCCGGCGCGGCTCAGCCCGGCTCAGGGCGCTAGGAGGAGGGCGGGGAGGGTGGTTTTGGTTAGTTTGTCGGCTTCGTCTTCCGTTAGCGGGTGGTGGTTGGTTAGGAGGCGGAAGATTAGGGGGCCGAAGAGGAGGTCGGTGGCGGTGTCGGCGTCTATGCCAGGGCGGGTTTCGCCTCGGTTGACCGCGCGTTGCCAGAGTTGGGCTACGGCTCGGCGGCGGTCGGCCAGGAAGTACTCGCGGAAGTAGGCGGCGCCGGAGGGATCGTCCACGCAGGCCGCTATGAGCTGGGCGAACACGCGGCCGTCGGGGCTGGCGTAGAAGGCGCTGACCTGACGTACCTGGGCGGTCAGGTCACCGCTGGCGCTGCCGGTGTCGGGCAGCGGGAGCGCGTCGGCCATCATCCGGCCGAACGCGTTCGCCGCCAATGCCGTACGGCAGGGCCAGTGTTTGTAGATCGTCGCCTTGCTCACGCCGGAGCGGGCGGCGATGGCGTCGACCGTGGCGGCGGGGACGCCACCCTCGCGCAGCAACTCCTCGGTCGTACGCAGCAGACACTCGTGGATCCGGTCGCTGCGCCCGCCCGTGGGGTACGCGCGAATGCCGTCCGCCCCCGCCGCCTCGCCCATCAGGCTGCCTTTGCCAGGGTGTCGTATTCGGCGTCGGTGAGCTTGATCGAGGCCGCGGCGATGTTCTGCTCCAGGTGGGCGACGGTTGACGTACCCGGGATGGGCAGCATCACCGGCGAACGCTTGAGCAGCCAGGCGAGCGCGAGTTGGGCCGGAGTGGCCCCGTGGTCGCGGGCGATCCGGGAGAGCGAGCTTCCCTCGCGGGCGAGCGGGCCGCTGGCCAGCGGCGCCCACGGGATGAAGCCGATCCCGTGCTCCGCCGAGTAGTCGAGCAGGTCCTCGGCCGACCGCTCGCCGACGTTGTAGCGGTTCTGCACCGACACGATGTCGGCGAACTTCGACGCGGCCTCGACGTCGGCGACCGACACCTCGCTGAGCCCGATGTGCCGGATCTTGCCCTCGTCCTGGAGTGCCTTCAGCTCGCCGATCTGGTCGGCCAACGGGACAGCGCGGTCGATCCGGTGCAATTGGAACAGGTCGATCCGGTCCACCCCGAGGTGGCGCAGGCTCAGTTCGGCCTGCTGGCGCAGGTATTCCGGACGACCCACCGGCGTCCATCGGCCCGGACCCTGTCGGGTGAAGCCGGCCTTGGTCGCGATGACCAGGTTCTCCGGGTACGGATGCAGCGCCTTCTTGATCAGCAGCTCGGCGGTGAACGGGCCGTACGAGTCGGCCGTGTCGATGAAGTCGACGCCCAACTCGACCGAGCGCCGCAGTACGCGTACGGCCTCGTCGGGATCGCGCGGGTCGCCCCACACGCCGTCGCCGGTGAGCCGCATGGAGCCGAATCCGAGCCGGGTGACCGGCAGGTCTCCGCCGAGCAGGAAGGTGCCGCTGGGTGATGCGCTGATGGTTGCGTCTGTCATGTGGAACTCCCACCGAACGGAACGGATCTTGAGGTGAACCGAACTGAACCGAACTGAACTGAACGAACAGTTCACTCTAGGCC of the Micromonospora sp. NBC_01796 genome contains:
- a CDS encoding DUF397 domain-containing protein, which encodes MPAATSTTARALPEVAWHISTRSGNGSGNCVEAGLILDGSRRVAVRHSHHPDGDVLVYGSAEWTSFLNGVKTDGFNPL
- a CDS encoding helix-turn-helix domain-containing protein, whose amino-acid sequence is MEQRGPTLRAQWLGNELREMREQANLTLKEVGEYLRRNPSTVSRFESGLLPARVAEVLAYLDICGVDDQQRREDLKQMSGELFRKGWWDGYANDVAGSLIDRIWLESRATEICYFQPVAVPGLLQTRDYAEAIIRTANGAVAEEQVERWIELRMARQQLLDRDEPLRLAAVIDESAVRRLVGGPRVMSAQLMHLVALADRPGVEIQVLPFEAGAHASPDGQFDLFRMAEPYPDAACMQTPSGAVYVEANKAVPLVAAYDRLCDAALSTGDTVAFLSDLAAHLE
- a CDS encoding DUF397 domain-containing protein is translated as MPAPTAMTATMLPKVAWRISTKSDAGSGNCVEAGQILDGSGRVAVRDSHDRDGHVLVYTSANWAAFLAGIGAVQFNRP
- a CDS encoding TetR/AcrR family transcriptional regulator, with product MGEAAGADGIRAYPTGGRSDRIHECLLRTTEELLREGGVPAATVDAIAARSGVSKATIYKHWPCRTALAANAFGRMMADALPLPDTGSASGDLTAQVRQVSAFYASPDGRVFAQLIAACVDDPSGAAYFREYFLADRRRAVAQLWQRAVNRGETRPGIDADTATDLLFGPLIFRLLTNHHPLTEDEADKLTKTTLPALLLAP
- a CDS encoding aldo/keto reductase; translation: MTDATISASPSGTFLLGGDLPVTRLGFGSMRLTGDGVWGDPRDPDEAVRVLRRSVELGVDFIDTADSYGPFTAELLIKKALHPYPENLVIATKAGFTRQGPGRWTPVGRPEYLRQQAELSLRHLGVDRIDLFQLHRIDRAVPLADQIGELKALQDEGKIRHIGLSEVSVADVEAASKFADIVSVQNRYNVGERSAEDLLDYSAEHGIGFIPWAPLASGPLAREGSSLSRIARDHGATPAQLALAWLLKRSPVMLPIPGTSTVAHLEQNIAAASIKLTDAEYDTLAKAA